A window of the Scleropages formosus chromosome 21, fSclFor1.1, whole genome shotgun sequence genome harbors these coding sequences:
- the LOC108918710 gene encoding CX3C chemokine receptor 1-like has protein sequence MNTTNTLSFSTEYVDLFEEIVAWIILCVGLPVISLACYALYKLIKADFVTPIYVINLLLSDLIQVILRVYFIAERFLDTKTESFKTMQHFFLVTVRFGLVASLGFMVCISLERYLVVSHPLWYRFHRNVKHSVLVSLGIWTLAAIYAAIDYNVLTSYIVFLPVFSTIFLLPFPLLVFLYWRTKQALSNTIAVSASEKKRIRGALLLVLGIYVLFFLPFTVMSFFVIISKIRTYTVYCVMAVARSMVRLSPLVDPFLYIFMRKSVKDTVEAFPCFRTLGWSLTSSGTQDEPSKAHYAAEMKSSL, from the coding sequence AtgaacacaacaaacacactCAGCTTTTCAACGGAGTACGTGGATCTTTTTGAAGAAATAGTGGCCTGGATAATATTATGTGTTGGACTGCCAGTCATCTCTCTGGCCTGTTATGCACTCTACAAGCTGATCAAGGCTGATTTTGTGACCCCGATTTATGTCATTAACCTGTTACTTTCAGACCTGATCCAAGTCATTCTCAGAGTGTACTTCATTGCTGAAAGATTTTTAGACACTAAAACTGAATCCTTTAAaacaatgcaacatttttttctggttacTGTTCGTTTTGGTTTGGTGGCAAGCCTTGGGTTTATGGTGTGTATCTCGCTCGAGCGGTACCTGGTGGTTTCTCACCCTTTGTGGTACCGATTCCACCGCAATGTGAAGCACTCAGTCCTGGTGTCTCTTGGCATCTGGACACTCGCTGCCATATATGCAGCAATTGACTACAATGTGCTGACGAGTTACATAGTTTTCTTGCCGGTTTTCTCAACGATCTTCCTTCTTCCATTTCCTCTTCTAGTATTCTTGTACTGGAGGACCAAGCAAGCTCTGTCCAACACTATTGCTGTGTCTGCTTCAGAGAAGAAAAGGATCCGGGGTGCCTTGCTCTTGGTTCTTGGCATTTAtgtcttattttttcttcccttcacTGTCATGTCCTTTTTCGTAATAATTTCTAAAATAAGGACTTACACTGTCTACTGTGTGATGGCTGTTGCAAGGTCTATGGTGCGCCTGAGCCCACTTGTGGATCCCTTCCTGTATATTTTCATGAGAAAGAGTGTGAAAGACACAGTGGAAGCATTCCCCTGCTTTAGGACACTAGGGTGGAGTCTAACAAGTTCTGGAACACAGGATGAGCCAAGCAAAGCCCACTATGCAGCTGAGATGAAGAGcagcctttaa
- the LOC108918684 gene encoding gremlin-2-like yields the protein MYWKKLMLSALLAVALYTTVEPRKTRPQGSIPLPYKGKGNISERRARKQDVLASSQEALVVTERKYLRSDWCKTQPLRQMVTEEGCRSRAIINRFCYGQCNSFYIPRHIRKEQEAFQSCAFCRPHKFTTLTVELNCPGMQPPFRHRKIQRVKQCRCISVHVGESGRP from the coding sequence ATGTACTGGAAAAAGCTCATGCTGTCGGCCCTCTTGGCTGTAGCCCTGTATACCACTGTAGAGCCCAGAAAAACTCGGCCTCAAGGCTCAATCCCCTTGCCCTACAAGGGAAAAGGCAACATATCAGAGCGACGTGCTCGTAAGCAGGATGTGTTGGCCTCCAGCCAGGAGGCATTGGTGGTGACCGAACGCAAGTACCTGCGCAGCGACTGGTGCAAGACGCAGCCATTGAGACAAATGGTGACCGAGGAGGGCTGCCGGAGCCGCGCAATCATCAACCGCTTCTGCTATGGCCAGTGCAACTCTTTTTACATTCCACGCCACATCAGGAAGGAGCAAGAGGCCTTCCAGTCATGTGCTTTCTGCCGGCCGCACAAGTTCACCACGCTCACTGTAGAGCTGAATTGTCCCGGAATGCAGCCACCGTTTCGCCACCGCAAGATACAGCGCGTGAAGCAGTGCCGCTGCATCTCTGTCCATGTGGGGGAGTCGGGCAGGCCCTGA